Proteins from a genomic interval of Dehalococcoidia bacterium:
- a CDS encoding glutamine synthetase family protein: MTKKKDSAKEIVLRKAKENKVRFVRLWFTDILGFLKSVAITVEELDRALEDGMGFDGSSIEGFARIDESDMVAMPDPTTFSMLPWRPSEFAVAAMFCDVQKPGGEAFEGDPRYVLKRNVKRATELGYTYYVGPEMEYFYFKKSDCAELIDREGYFDMNPSDTSSNMRRDTIIALQDMGIHVEYSHHEVAPSQYEIDLRYNEALKMADNVMVLRLVVKQIAQQFGYYATFMPKPMAVVNGSGMHVHQSLFKGKRNAFFDARDKYNLSPAAKYFMAGLLKHSAEITLVTSQWVNSYKRLVPGYEAPVYVSWARRNRSDLVRIPEYKPGKEYATRLEYRSPDPACNPYLTFAVMLAAGLEGIEKKYSLPAPVEENVFEMGEQERKRRGIGTLPGSLSEAISCAEGSKLLRKALGEHVFNTFIQNKKIEWNLYRTQVTDYEVNRYLPIL; this comes from the coding sequence ATGACGAAGAAAAAAGACTCGGCGAAAGAAATCGTTCTCCGCAAAGCAAAGGAGAACAAAGTGAGGTTCGTGCGGCTCTGGTTCACCGATATACTGGGGTTCCTGAAGAGCGTGGCGATAACGGTGGAGGAGCTGGATCGGGCGCTGGAGGACGGCATGGGCTTCGACGGCTCTTCTATCGAGGGTTTCGCGCGTATCGACGAGAGCGATATGGTGGCCATGCCCGACCCTACTACTTTCAGCATGCTCCCGTGGCGTCCCAGTGAATTCGCTGTGGCCGCGATGTTCTGCGACGTGCAGAAGCCCGGCGGCGAGGCCTTCGAGGGCGATCCCAGATATGTGCTTAAGAGGAACGTTAAAAGGGCGACGGAACTCGGCTACACGTATTATGTCGGGCCGGAGATGGAGTATTTCTATTTCAAGAAATCGGATTGCGCTGAGCTTATAGACCGGGAAGGATATTTCGATATGAATCCTTCCGATACGTCATCGAACATGCGGCGCGATACAATAATAGCGCTGCAGGATATGGGGATCCATGTAGAGTATTCCCATCACGAGGTCGCGCCCTCTCAATACGAGATAGATCTCAGATATAACGAAGCGCTGAAGATGGCGGACAACGTCATGGTCCTGCGCCTCGTAGTGAAGCAGATAGCGCAGCAGTTCGGCTATTACGCTACGTTCATGCCCAAACCCATGGCTGTCGTTAACGGCAGCGGCATGCACGTGCACCAATCGCTGTTCAAGGGTAAGCGCAACGCCTTCTTTGACGCCAGGGACAAGTATAACCTGTCTCCGGCGGCGAAGTACTTCATGGCAGGGCTGCTTAAGCATTCAGCCGAGATTACGCTTGTAACCAGTCAGTGGGTAAATTCTTACAAGAGGCTCGTTCCCGGCTATGAGGCTCCGGTGTACGTATCATGGGCGCGGCGCAATCGCTCGGACCTTGTTCGCATACCTGAATACAAGCCGGGCAAGGAATACGCTACAAGGCTGGAGTACCGATCTCCCGATCCGGCGTGCAATCCGTATCTGACGTTCGCCGTTATGCTGGCCGCGGGGCTTGAGGGCATAGAAAAGAAATATTCACTGCCGGCTCCTGTAGAGGAGAATGTCTTTGAGATGGGGGAACAGGAGAGGAAACGCAGGGGCATCGGCACCCTGCCCGGCAGCCTGTCCGAGGCCATCTCCTGTGCGGAGGGGAGCAAGCTTTTGAGGAAGGCTCTGGGGGAGCATGTATTCAATACCTTTATTCAAAACAAGAAGATTGAATGGAACCTGTATCGCACACAGGTAACGGATTATGAAGTAAACAGGTATCTGCCCATACTTTAA
- the prmC gene encoding peptide chain release factor N(5)-glutamine methyltransferase, whose translation MKVKEALHDTAKKLAAAVEEAPLEAELLLMHAMDIDRVGLYVGLEDDLPSRYKSSLSRLVTRRLAKEPSAYILGHREFYGLDFYVAPGVLIPRPETETLVEESVAYIRSNFPNDYPVIADIGTGSGAVAISLAHLFPKAKVYATDISAQALDIATLNCIRHGVRVELLEGDLLAPLPQAVDIIAANLPYIRDDEMGGLSEEIRGYEPRVALSGGEDGLDVIRRLIIDAPGKLRNGGAVLLEIAPSQGEALASWSQGLGPWERADLVKDCSGVGRILKLLLTKRQP comes from the coding sequence GTGAAGGTAAAGGAAGCCCTGCACGATACCGCCAAAAAGCTCGCCGCCGCCGTAGAAGAGGCTCCTCTCGAAGCGGAGCTGCTTTTGATGCATGCCATGGATATCGATCGCGTCGGTCTATATGTCGGGCTCGAAGACGACCTGCCGTCACGATACAAAAGCTCGTTGTCTCGGCTGGTCACTCGCCGACTCGCGAAGGAGCCGTCCGCTTATATACTGGGCCATCGCGAGTTCTACGGGCTGGATTTCTACGTGGCGCCCGGCGTGCTCATTCCAAGGCCGGAGACGGAGACGCTGGTTGAGGAATCGGTCGCATATATCCGCAGCAATTTCCCTAACGATTATCCCGTCATCGCCGACATAGGAACGGGCAGCGGGGCCGTCGCGATATCGCTGGCGCACCTGTTTCCCAAGGCGAAGGTCTACGCTACGGATATATCGGCTCAGGCGCTGGATATCGCGACTCTCAATTGTATCAGGCACGGCGTTCGTGTCGAGCTGTTGGAGGGCGACCTTCTCGCCCCACTGCCGCAGGCCGTCGATATCATCGCGGCCAACCTCCCGTATATCAGGGACGATGAGATGGGCGGGCTGAGCGAAGAGATACGGGGTTACGAGCCGCGCGTCGCGTTGTCCGGCGGTGAGGATGGGCTCGATGTTATACGAAGACTTATCATCGACGCGCCGGGTAAGCTTCGAAATGGCGGAGCGGTTCTACTCGAGATCGCGCCGTCGCAGGGAGAGGCGCTGGCGTCGTGGTCTCAAGGCCTCGGTCCCTGGGAAAGAGCCGATCTGGTCAAGGACTGTAGCGGGGTCGGTCGGATTTTGAAATTACTATTGACAAAGCGTCAGCCGTAA